The following are from one region of the Salvia hispanica cultivar TCC Black 2014 chromosome 1, UniMelb_Shisp_WGS_1.0, whole genome shotgun sequence genome:
- the LOC125202008 gene encoding nuclear transcription factor Y subunit B-1-like isoform X2: MELGGNNGGFHGYPTTSSETSMPPTKQPSVADEPECIVREQDRFMPIANVIRIMRKILPPHAKISDDAKETIQECVSEYISFITSEANERCQREQRKTITAEDVLWAMSKLGFDDYIEPLTVYLHRYREFDGGERSSLRGEPIKTSMGLHGFPPLAFHHIPQHHAFFGAAPVNFFKDSPNAGPSAACIHPFPHHKEQL, encoded by the exons ATGGAACTCGGAGGGAACAATGGAGGCTTCCATGGCTACCCAACAACTAGCTCCG AGACGAGCATGCCCCCAACTAAGCAGCCATCCGTGGCCGACGAGCCAGAATGCATAGTCCGGGAGCAGGACCGGTTCATGCCGATAGCGAACGTGATCCGGATCATGCGCAAGATCCTGCCTCCGCACGCCAAAATATCCGACGACGCCAAGGAGACCATCCAGGAGTGCGTGTCCGAGTACATCAGCTTCATCACCAGCGAGGCCAACGAGCGGTGCCAGCGAGAGCAGCGCAAGACCATCACCGCGGAGGACGTGCTCTGGGCCATGAGCAAGCTCGGCTTCGACGACTACATTGAGCCCCTCACCGTCTACCTCCACCGCTACCGCGAGTTTGATGGCGGGGAGCGCAGCTCCTTGCGAGGGGAACCGATCAAGACCTCCATGGGCTTGCACGGGTTTCCCCCGCTCGCGTTCCACCACATTCCTCAGCACCATGCCTTCTTCGGAGCTGCTCCGGTGAATTTCTTCAAGGACTCGCCTAATGCTGGTCCATCCGCAGCCTGCATTCACCCATTCCCCCACCATAAGGAACAATTGTAG
- the LOC125202008 gene encoding nuclear transcription factor Y subunit B-1-like isoform X1, with the protein MELGGNNGGFHGYPTTSSAETSMPPTKQPSVADEPECIVREQDRFMPIANVIRIMRKILPPHAKISDDAKETIQECVSEYISFITSEANERCQREQRKTITAEDVLWAMSKLGFDDYIEPLTVYLHRYREFDGGERSSLRGEPIKTSMGLHGFPPLAFHHIPQHHAFFGAAPVNFFKDSPNAGPSAACIHPFPHHKEQL; encoded by the exons ATGGAACTCGGAGGGAACAATGGAGGCTTCCATGGCTACCCAACAACTAGCTCCG CAGAGACGAGCATGCCCCCAACTAAGCAGCCATCCGTGGCCGACGAGCCAGAATGCATAGTCCGGGAGCAGGACCGGTTCATGCCGATAGCGAACGTGATCCGGATCATGCGCAAGATCCTGCCTCCGCACGCCAAAATATCCGACGACGCCAAGGAGACCATCCAGGAGTGCGTGTCCGAGTACATCAGCTTCATCACCAGCGAGGCCAACGAGCGGTGCCAGCGAGAGCAGCGCAAGACCATCACCGCGGAGGACGTGCTCTGGGCCATGAGCAAGCTCGGCTTCGACGACTACATTGAGCCCCTCACCGTCTACCTCCACCGCTACCGCGAGTTTGATGGCGGGGAGCGCAGCTCCTTGCGAGGGGAACCGATCAAGACCTCCATGGGCTTGCACGGGTTTCCCCCGCTCGCGTTCCACCACATTCCTCAGCACCATGCCTTCTTCGGAGCTGCTCCGGTGAATTTCTTCAAGGACTCGCCTAATGCTGGTCCATCCGCAGCCTGCATTCACCCATTCCCCCACCATAAGGAACAATTGTAG
- the LOC125187817 gene encoding protein ALP1-like encodes MHEERHDFPGMLGSIDCMHWPWKNCPMAWRGAFTSGHKGSHPTIVLEAVADQRLWIWHAYFGVVGSNNDLNVLNGSPLFNDLCVGRVPTVEFTANHRRYTMGYYLADGIYPRWPVFVKTITCPTMDRRKLFAKKQEAARKDVERAFGVLQSRWAIVKGPARGWHRPLIADIMYACIIMHNMIVEDEGDNATDWSDDPLVSASSSYIVTDPIMQGVPPDVRNVMARSAAMRQEDQHTRLQADLIEEIWNRN; translated from the coding sequence ATGCACGAGGAGAGGCACGACTTCCCGGGGATGCTGGGCAGCATCGACTGTATGCACTGGCCgtggaagaattgtccaaTGGCTTGGAGAGGAGCATTCACTAGCGGGCACAAGGGCTCGCATCCAACGATTGTGTTGGAGGCCGTTGCCGACCAACGgttgtggatctggcatgcctaCTTTGGAGTCGttgggtcgaacaacgacctcaatgTGTTGAACGGGTCTCCATTGTTCAACGACTTGTGTGTCGGGCGAGTGCCTACCGTAGAGTTCACGGCCAACCACCGTCGGTACACTATGGGGTACTATCTGGCAGACGGGATCTACCCTAGATGGCCCGTGTTCGTGAAGACCATCACATGTCCGACTATGGATAGGAGGAAGTTGTTTGCCAAAAAGCAAGAGGCGGCTCGGAAAGATGTAGAGCGCGCATTTGGAGTTCTCCAATCACGTTGGGCTATAGTGAAGGGACCGGCCCGTGGTTGGCACCGTCCGCTAatcgccgacatcatgtatgcatgtatcataatgcataacatgatcgtTGAGGACGAGGGAGACAACGCCACTGACTGGAGCGACGATCCGCTCGTCAGCGCCAGCAGTAGCTACATTGTCACCGATCCGATCATGCAAGGTGTTCCTCCCGACGTGCGCAATGTCATGGCCCGTTCAGCGGCAATGCGCCAAGAAGATCAACACACACGCCTCCAAGCGGAtctaattgaagaaatttggaaCCGCAATTGa
- the LOC125202044 gene encoding uncharacterized protein LOC125202044: MAYFPRLLIPNMVFLVVVIFFLAIPTLGSSDLLGRDDLVQWAGYGEEKLSTVVIAGTILCNAGQPSLNPSINPHPVSGAKVSVVCGTNRKAKKGSTAKGRTDVSGRFLIDLPSHLHAIPNLEKVCHVRVVHIPVSSPCIKACAAKHNKPIALSSVDQGIRTYTTHDIHLSRT, translated from the exons atggCCTATTTTCCCCGATTACTAATTCCGAATATGGTTTTCTTGGTCGtcgtcatcttcttcctcgCCATTCCCACACTTGGGAGTTCGGATTTGTTGGGCAGGGATGATTTGGTGCAGTGGGCTGGTTACGGAGAAGAGAAGCTCTCCACCGTCGTCATCGCTGGCACGATTCTCTGCAACGCCGGTCAGCCAAGTCTGAATCCTTCCATCAATCCCCATCCAGTCTCAG GCGCAAAAGTGAGTGTGGTGTGCGGCACAAACAGGAAGGCGAAGAAGGGGTCGACCGCGAAAGGAAGGACAGATGTTTCCGGAAGGTTCCTGATAGATCTACCTTCACACCTCCACGCGATCCCGAACTTGGAAAAAGTATGCCATGTGAGAGTGGTTCATATCCCGGTGAGTTCTCCGTGTATCAAAGCTTGCGCCGCGAAGCATAACAAACCCATAGCGTTGAGCTCGGTCGATCAAGGCATCCGCACCTACACCACCCACGACATACATCTCAGCCGCACCTAA
- the LOC125214762 gene encoding SNF1-related protein kinase regulatory subunit beta-2-like gives MGNANGREDGGSDTQSVAEDSASAQVAMADQHAPEYIGGHSPPSSPRASHSPLMFRPQMPVVPLQRPDELNIPSPSWMQTSSGYEDVYNEQGIPTMITWSYGGKEVSVEGSWDGWKSRKPLQRSGKDFTIMKVLPSGVYQYRFLVDGQWRHSPDLPWEQDDSGNAYNVLDLQDYVPEDIDSISGFEPPQSPDSSYSNTQLGQEDFGKEPPMVPPHLNLTLLNAPSPQMEIPPPYSRPQHVVLNHLYMHRDRNRPSVVALGSTNRFLSKYVTVVLYKSIQR, from the exons ATGGGGAATGCCAATGGGAGGGAGGACGGCGGCAGCGACACCCAATCGGTCGCCGAGGACTCCGCCTCCGCTCAGGTTGCCATGGCCGATCAGCACGCCCCTGAATACATTGGGGGCCACTCCCCCCCTTCTAGTCCTAGGGCTTCTCACTCGCCCCTCATGTTCAGACCTCAG ATGCCAGTGGTTCCTCTACAAAGACCTGATGAGTTGAACATCCCTAGCCCTTCATGGATGCAGACTAGCTCAGGTTATGAGGATGTGTATAATGAGCAAGGCATTCCTACTATGATCACATGGAGCTACGGAGGCAAGGAAGTTTCCGTGGAGGGATCATGGGATGGCTGGAAGTCAAG GAAGCCCTTGCAGAGATCGGGGAAAGACTTCACCATCATGAAGGTACTTCCTTCAGGAGTTTACCAGTACAGGTTTCTTGTAGATGGACAATGGAGGCATTCCCCCGATCTCCCCTGGGAACAGGATGATTCAGGAAATGCTTATAACGTGTTAGATTTGCag GATTATGTTCCAGAAGATATCGATAGCATTTCTGGTTTCGAACCGCCTCAATCACCCGACTCCAGCTACAGCAATACTCAACTTGGTCAAGAGGATTTTGGGAAGGAGCCACCAATGGTTCCACCACATCTAAATTTGACATTACTGAATGCACCTTCACCCCAGATGGAGATCCCGCCTCCATACTCAAGACCGCAACATGTAGTGCTAAACCATCTTTACATGCACAGAGATAGGAACCGCCCATCCGTTGTGGCACTTGGTTCTACCAACCGCTTCCTTTCCAAATACGTGACGGTGGTGCTTTACAAGTCCATACAGAGGTAA
- the LOC125214756 gene encoding oligopeptide transporter 3-like, producing MVTDSATKPSGDEAERCPVEEVALVVPETDDPTLPVMTFRAWVLGISSCILLMFLNTFFIYRTQPLSISAILMQIAVLPVGKFMAAALPEKEYSLFGRWRFSLNPGPFNIKEHVIITVMANCGVSTGGGDAYSIGAITVMKGYYKQTLNFVCALLIVLTTQLVGYGWAGMLRKYLVDPVEMWWPSNVAQVSLFRALHERESKSMGMTRMRFFLICMAGSFIYYLFPGYLFQILTFFSWVCWVWPRSITAQQIGSGYHGLGVGAFTLDWAGISAYHGSPLVTPFSSILNVMVGFIMFIYIIVPVCYWKFNTFDARKFPIFSNQLFTSSGHKYDTTKILTPQFDLNISAYEKYSKLYLSPLFALSIGSGFARFTATLTHVALFHGSDIWKQSRAAVQNAKADVHTKLMRSYKQVPQWWFLVLLVGSIVLSLLMSFVWKDDVQLPWWGLLFAFALAWIVTLPIGVIQATTNQQPGYDIIAQFIIGYILPGKPIANLLFKIYGRISTIHALSFLADLKLGHYMKIPPRSMFVAQLVGTLVSGTVNLGVAWWMLENIENICDIESLHPESPWTCPKFRVTFDASVIWGLIGPERLFGAGGLYRNLVWLFLVGAVLPVPVWLLSKVFPNNKWIPLINIPVISYGFAGMPPATPTNIASWIATGTIFNYFVFKYRRTWWQRYNYVLSAALDAGTAFMGVLLFFALQNEGKNVKWWGSEPDHCPLATCPTAPGIIVPGCPVFR from the exons ATGGTGACCGATTCCGCCACCAAACCCTCCGGCGACGAGGCCGAGCGCTGCCCCGTGGAGGAGGTGGCGCTGGTGGTGCCGGAGACCGACGACCCGACTCTCCCCGTCATGACATTCCGCGCCTGGGTCCTCGGCATCTCCTCCTGCATCCTCCTCATGTTCCTCAACACCTTCTTCATCTACCGCACTCAGCCCCTCTCCATCTCCGCCATCCTCATGCAGATCGCCGTCCTCCCCGTCGGCAAGTTCATGGCCGCCGCTCTCCCGGAAAAGGAGTACTCCCTCTTCGGGCGGTGGCGATTCAGCCTCAATCCGGGGCCCTTCAACATCAAGGAACATGTTATCATCACTGTCATGGCCAATTGCGGCGTCTCCACCGGCGGCGGCGACGCCTACTCCATCGGCGCCATTACTGTCATGAAGGGCTATTACAAGCAGACGCTGAATTTCGTCTGTGCTCTCTTGATTGTGCTGACAACTCAG CTGGTGGGATATGGATGGGCTGGGATGTTGAGGAAGTACTTGGTTGATCCAGTTGAGATGTGGTGGCCTTCCAATGTTGCTCAAGTTTCCTTGTTTAG GGCCCTTCACGAGAGAGAGTCTAAGTCGATGGGGATGACGAGGATGCGGTTTTTCCTCATCTGCATGGCGGGAAGCTTCATCTACTACTTGTTCCCCGGATACCTGTTTCAGATCCTGACCTTCTTCTCTTGGGTGTGTTGGGTGTGGCCTCGCAGCATTACTGCTCAGCAGATTGGTTCGGGTTACCATGGGCTCGGTGTGGGTGCATTCACCCTTGACTGGGCTGGGATTTCAGCCTACCATGGCAGCCCTTTGGTGACACCGTTTTCCTCTATCCTGAATGTCATGGTCGGGTTCATCATGTTCATATACATCATCGTCCCCGTGTGTTACTGGAAGTTCAACACCTTTGACGCGCGGAAATTCCCTATATTTTCGAACCAGCTGTTTACCTCCAGTGGGCATAAATATGATACAACTAAGATCTTGACACCACAATTTGATCTTAATATATCTGCCTACGAAAAGTATAGCAAGCTCTACCTTAGCCCTCTCTTTGCCCTCTCCATTGGCTCGGGATTCGCGAGATTCACAGCAACGCTCACCCATGTAGCGCTGTTTCATGGCAG TGATATCTGGAAGCAGAGTCGAGCTGCGGTGCAGAACGCGAAAGCGGACGTCCACACGAAGCTGATGAGGAGTTACAAGCAAGTGCCTCAATGGTGGTTCCTGGTTCTACTAGTGGGCAGCATTGTGTTGTCCCTATTAATGTCGTTTGTCTGGAAAGACGACGTGCAGCTACCCTGGTGGGGGTTGCTCTTCGCCTTCGCGTTGGCTTGGATCGTAACGCTCCCAATCGGAGTCATTCAAGCCACTACTAATCAG CAACCAGGATATGACATAATCGCGCAGTTCATCATCGGCTACATCCTCCCGGGGAAACCCATTGCGAATCTGCTCTTCAAGATATACGGACGAATCAGCACGATCCACGCTCTCTCGTTCCTCGCGGATCTCAAGCTCGGCCACTACATGAAGATCCCACCACGGAGCATGTTCGTGGCTCAGCTCGTTGGAACACTAGTTTCTGGGACGGTGAACCTGGGAGTCGCGTGGTGGATGCTGGAAAACATCGAAAACATCTGCGACATCGAGTCATTGCACCCTGAGAGCCCCTGGACATGCCCCAAGTTCCGTGTGACCTTTGACGCGTCCGTGATATGGGGCCTGATTGGGCCGGAGAGGCTGTTCGGAGCAGGAGGGTTGTACCGGAACCTGGTGTGGTTGTTCCTGGTCGGAGCCGTGTTGCCGGTTCCTGTATGGCTGTTGAGCAAAGTGTTCCCAAACAACAAGTGGATACCCCTCATCAACATTCCAGTCATTTCCTATGGTTTTGCCGGAATGCCTCCGGCCACGCCCACCAACATCGCCAGCTGGATTGCTACGGGCACCATATTCAACTACTTCGTGTTTAAATATAGAAGGACGTGGTGGCAAAGATACAACTACGTTCTGTCGGCTGCACTGGATGCCGGGACGGCTTTCATGGGAGTCCTCCTGTTTTTCGCTCTGCAGAACGAGGGCAAGAATGTCAAGTGGTGGGGGTCGGAGCCCGATCACTGCCCACTCGCAACCTGCCCGACCGCTCCCGGGATTATCGTTCCGGGTTGCCCTGTTTTCCGCTGA